In Leptodesmis sichuanensis A121, the following are encoded in one genomic region:
- a CDS encoding GTP-binding protein, with protein MQPNPLPPEPNSASSLRAIDPQTLYLQRARVSLRQALNRYTGYFRAARQRPPGTSTQAAVKADMDQLSVALHKLETNMARVAVFGLVSRGKSAVLNALLGQKVLPTGPLNGVTLAPQVVVWSPFGADGTSADPGDRTDSPATVQIELIDTPGLDEIDGQTRAEMAQTIAHQADLILFVVAGDITRTEYQALCDLRQAQKPLLLVFNKIDLYPEHTRQEIYQSLQWLAAKSAAGESLQELLSVNEIVLVAADPAPLQVRVEHPDGRVTYERETPPMYIEPLKQKILEVLNREGRTLMALNALIQVREAEARLADQLLELHNAEADELIWKFVRYKAIAVALNPIAILDLAGGAISDLAMIRALSELYGLPVTGHEASKLWRTIILSSGSLLLSEIGSGLLLGIGKSAAAAASGVDTSSSLTAYAGAAIAQASLAGFGAYSVGQAAQAYLQRGCSWGPQGANTVIQEILSRIDKNTILYRVRQDLSEQLNIPMLGGLNFW; from the coding sequence ATGCAACCCAATCCCCTTCCTCCTGAACCTAACTCTGCTTCCTCGTTGAGAGCGATCGATCCGCAAACCCTTTATCTTCAGCGTGCTCGTGTCAGTTTGCGGCAGGCCTTGAATCGTTATACGGGGTACTTTCGGGCTGCCAGACAGCGGCCACCGGGAACATCGACTCAAGCGGCAGTGAAAGCGGATATGGATCAGCTTTCTGTAGCGTTGCATAAGTTAGAAACCAATATGGCACGGGTAGCGGTGTTTGGGTTGGTCAGTCGCGGCAAATCAGCGGTGTTGAATGCGCTTCTGGGGCAAAAAGTATTACCAACTGGGCCGTTGAATGGGGTTACTTTAGCGCCACAAGTGGTTGTCTGGTCACCCTTTGGGGCCGATGGAACGAGCGCTGATCCAGGCGATCGCACTGATTCTCCGGCAACGGTGCAAATTGAATTGATCGACACTCCGGGATTAGACGAAATTGATGGGCAAACACGGGCAGAGATGGCTCAAACTATTGCCCATCAAGCCGATCTAATTTTATTTGTGGTAGCTGGAGATATTACTCGCACGGAATATCAAGCTCTGTGTGACCTGCGGCAGGCTCAAAAACCCCTGTTGCTGGTGTTTAACAAAATTGATTTATATCCAGAGCATACCCGGCAGGAGATTTATCAGAGTTTGCAGTGGTTAGCGGCGAAAAGTGCTGCAGGAGAGTCTTTACAGGAACTGCTGTCTGTGAATGAGATCGTTCTGGTGGCGGCAGACCCGGCTCCTCTGCAAGTGCGAGTGGAACATCCCGATGGCCGGGTGACCTATGAGCGGGAAACACCCCCCATGTACATTGAGCCGTTGAAGCAAAAGATTTTGGAAGTCCTCAATCGGGAGGGGCGTACTTTAATGGCGTTGAATGCCTTAATTCAGGTACGAGAAGCGGAAGCTCGGTTGGCGGATCAATTATTGGAGTTGCACAATGCTGAGGCAGACGAATTGATCTGGAAGTTCGTCCGGTATAAAGCGATCGCGGTAGCGTTGAACCCGATCGCTATCCTCGACCTGGCAGGGGGGGCGATTTCTGACCTGGCCATGATTCGGGCGCTGTCCGAGCTTTATGGGTTGCCGGTCACAGGTCATGAAGCCAGTAAACTGTGGAGGACGATTATCCTTAGTTCTGGTAGTTTGCTCCTCTCAGAAATTGGCAGTGGCCTCCTATTGGGTATCGGAAAAAGTGCCGCTGCTGCTGCCTCTGGAGTGGACACCTCCAGTAGTTTAACGGCCTATGCTGGAGCTGCGATCGCCCAGGCTTCTTTGGCTGGCTTTGGAGCGTATTCAGTTGGACAGGCGGCCCAGGCTTACCTGCAACGGGGCTGTAGTTGGGGGCCGCAGGGAGCGAATACGGTGATTCAGGAAATTCTCAGCCGGATTGACAAAAACACGATTCTTTATCGCGTTCGGCAAGATCTGAGTGAGCAACTGAATATCCCGATGTTAGGTGGCTTGAACTTTTGGTGA
- a CDS encoding EVE domain-containing protein: protein MAYYLDLFSPETYEAFSKSNRDVSGFRLRQQNAASRIKIGDKFICYMTKLSRWIGVFEVQSECFSDDAPIFLPQDDPFVVRFKVKPIVWLPKEKAIPIHDDRVWNRLSFTKGIDKNTSKWTGKLRNSLNQLTNNDGHFLEEFMSLQVDGGELFDIDEDEYQKLITHRIHRIDRVVTVTVPQDTKDEVESTVNQPEVRESIKVQSLIASIGSQMGMSIWLPRSDRSAVLKEWKDQDHVLLDVLPLNYDETTLKTIEQIDVLWLKRRSIVRAFEVEHTTSIYSGILRMADLLALQPNMNIKLHIVAPPERRDKVFQEIRRPVFSLLDVAPLSERCTYLSYESVQELSKQKHLSHLSDSVLDEYAEEAE, encoded by the coding sequence TTGGCGTACTACCTGGATCTCTTTTCCCCAGAAACTTATGAAGCATTCTCGAAGTCAAATCGTGATGTTTCTGGGTTTCGTTTACGTCAACAAAATGCCGCAAGCCGAATTAAGATTGGCGATAAGTTTATCTGTTACATGACTAAGCTATCCCGATGGATAGGGGTTTTTGAGGTGCAAAGCGAATGCTTCTCAGATGATGCCCCAATTTTTCTTCCTCAGGATGACCCTTTCGTGGTTCGCTTTAAGGTTAAACCGATCGTCTGGCTACCTAAAGAAAAGGCAATCCCAATCCACGATGATAGAGTTTGGAATCGTTTATCCTTCACCAAAGGAATCGATAAAAACACATCAAAGTGGACAGGGAAGCTTCGCAACAGCCTTAATCAACTGACCAATAATGATGGGCATTTTCTTGAAGAGTTCATGTCGTTACAAGTGGATGGAGGAGAACTCTTTGATATTGATGAGGATGAATACCAAAAACTCATTACACATCGTATTCATCGAATAGATAGGGTTGTAACTGTCACCGTTCCCCAGGATACCAAAGATGAAGTTGAAAGCACTGTAAATCAACCAGAAGTCCGTGAATCAATAAAAGTGCAATCTTTAATTGCTAGCATTGGCTCTCAGATGGGAATGTCAATCTGGTTGCCACGTAGTGATCGAAGCGCAGTTCTAAAAGAATGGAAAGATCAAGATCATGTTTTGCTGGATGTTCTACCTCTTAATTATGATGAGACGACACTCAAAACCATTGAGCAAATTGACGTTTTATGGTTAAAACGGCGTTCTATTGTTCGTGCTTTTGAGGTTGAGCATACTACTTCAATTTATTCCGGCATCCTTAGAATGGCAGACCTGCTAGCACTTCAGCCTAATATGAATATAAAGTTGCATATAGTTGCACCTCCTGAACGACGAGACAAGGTATTTCAGGAAATCCGGAGACCTGTCTTTTCATTGCTTGATGTAGCTCCATTGTCAGAAAGATGTACTTACCTCTCTTATGAGAGTGTACAAGAGTTGTCAAAGCAAAAACATTTATCACATTTATCAGATAGCGTTTTAGATGAGTATGCCGAGGAGGCTGAATAG
- a CDS encoding aspartyl protease family protein: MRNAERYPFLSGDPTLGEASFRPYLSFTLLHQQVSVPASALLDTGASVNVLPYSIGVELGYDWERQTTALSLTGNLAQYEARVVLAQAVVGQFEPVQLVFAWTQATNVPLILGQVNFFMEFDVCFYRSQLEFAVSPKALSR, encoded by the coding sequence ATGCGTAATGCCGAGCGGTATCCATTTCTTTCCGGTGATCCAACTTTAGGTGAAGCTAGTTTTCGCCCCTACTTATCGTTCACCCTGCTTCACCAACAAGTTTCTGTCCCAGCATCCGCTCTTCTAGATACTGGCGCAAGTGTCAATGTGCTGCCGTACTCAATAGGAGTTGAACTTGGATATGACTGGGAACGGCAAACAACAGCACTGAGTTTGACAGGAAATCTGGCTCAGTATGAGGCGCGTGTCGTGCTTGCTCAAGCGGTCGTTGGTCAATTTGAGCCTGTGCAACTGGTATTTGCCTGGACACAAGCTACCAATGTACCGCTTATCTTGGGTCAGGTGAACTTCTTTATGGAGTTTGATGTTTGCTTCTATCGTTCACAGCTAGAGTTTGCAGTCAGCCCTAAAGCTCTTTCAAGGTAG
- the cobN gene encoding cobaltochelatase subunit CobN, protein MHRLAATPGGWNPDQAGVVFIEQTPAPIVVLTAADTDIQTLARVVERLPEDFPAIRVANLLNLQQNLTIDTYAEQVLAHAQVILLRLLGGQSYWSYGLEVVQEVVRRSHAALFVLPGDDRPDLDLISHSTVPLAQANQLWRYLTEGGIDNLTHALQFIANLYLGCQPLPPPPQTVPQVGRYHPPSTIHHPPSEVSRLKLKTQNLKLPKVGLLFYRAHYLAANTAPIDALCQALHDRQLDPIPVFVSSLRDPDVQTELLHHFQPKDESGIQVLLNTTSFAIAQLSDHPSTQSPTHPPTLWHSLNIPILQVILSGGSVEQWQSQWRGLSPRDMAMNVVLPEVDGRIISRAVSFKSVQTWNPQLETDVVGYEPVSDRIQFVADLAANWVRLRQTPIPDRKIALILANYPTRNGRLANGVGLDTPASCVEILKALQQAGYQIENLPASGDDLIQQLTAGITNDPESRDWRPIHQSLSLETYRQYFASLPEAVQQSICDRWGGVGHGEQGSEIRDQKLGHRSEVIQNPKSKIQNPAKSSPSPIPIPGLQLGNIFIGIQPARGYDQDPSLNYHAPDLEPTHEYLAFYYWIREQFGAQAIVHVGKHGNLEWLPGKGIALSETCYPEVALGPLPHLYPFIVNDPGEGAQAKRRSQAVILDHLTPPMTRAELYGPLQQLERLIDEYYEAQNLDPSRLALIRDRILQLLQQEHLHQDLGLEAVGNGKQEKGQTCNQSSSPVLETLLPQIDGYLCELKEAQIRDGLHILGQCPEGSQLRDLIVAIARHPNAHQPGLTRAIAQDWGLEFDPLTAEPGEWLQGIGDQEVEERLRSCRTVGDAIAQIEGYAALLVDQLLSHPPTPPSTLPPVLSSSLTWIQNHLIPTLQQTPQELAHLLRGLNGEYVPAGASGAPTRGRPDVLPTGRNFYSVDIRALPTETAWEVGRKAAEVLIERYVQEQGEYPKTLGLSIWGTSTMRTGGDDIAEAIALLGVRPVWEGGARRVVDFEILSLSVLGRPRVDVTLRISGFFRDAFANLIDLFDQAVAAVAALDEPEDLNPLAARVRQETTHWQQQGLTVEQAERRSRYRIFGSKPGAYGAGLQGLIEAQNWTDDADLARAYINWSSYAYTGQGVGHSAPEAFEQRLSQMEVVLHNQDNREHDLLDSDDYYQFQGGLTAAVRSIQGKNPHLYFGDHSRPENPKIRQLQEEIARVYRSRVVNPKWIAGVMRHGYKGAFEMAATLDYLFAYDATTRCVEDFMYQGIAEAYVFDPEVQKFIQQKNPWALRDMAERLLEAHQRGLWQDVKADTLEHLRSIALQAEALIE, encoded by the coding sequence ATGCACCGTTTGGCGGCTACTCCAGGGGGATGGAATCCTGATCAAGCAGGAGTTGTGTTTATTGAACAAACTCCTGCTCCGATCGTCGTCTTAACTGCTGCTGATACGGATATTCAGACCCTGGCCAGAGTTGTAGAACGACTACCAGAGGATTTTCCTGCTATTCGGGTGGCGAATCTGCTTAACTTGCAGCAAAACCTGACGATCGACACCTACGCCGAGCAAGTTCTGGCCCATGCTCAAGTGATCCTGCTGCGCCTTCTGGGTGGACAGTCCTACTGGAGTTATGGCCTGGAAGTTGTGCAAGAGGTGGTTCGGCGATCGCACGCGGCCCTCTTTGTGCTTCCCGGTGACGATCGCCCCGATCTCGATTTAATTAGCCATTCCACCGTTCCTCTGGCCCAGGCCAATCAACTCTGGCGCTACCTCACCGAAGGCGGCATCGACAACCTGACCCATGCCCTGCAATTTATCGCCAACCTATATCTCGGCTGTCAGCCCTTACCTCCCCCACCCCAAACCGTTCCCCAGGTAGGTCGATACCATCCACCATCCACCATCCACCATCCACCATCTGAAGTTTCCCGCTTAAAACTTAAAACTCAAAACTTAAAACTTCCCAAAGTTGGTCTTCTCTTCTACCGCGCTCACTACCTGGCTGCTAACACCGCTCCCATTGATGCTCTCTGTCAGGCATTACACGATCGCCAGCTTGATCCCATCCCTGTCTTTGTCTCTTCCCTCCGTGATCCCGATGTTCAGACTGAACTCCTGCACCACTTTCAACCTAAAGACGAATCTGGTATTCAGGTTCTGCTGAATACCACCAGCTTTGCGATCGCTCAACTCTCTGACCATCCATCCACTCAGTCACCCACCCACCCACCCACCCTCTGGCACTCCCTCAACATCCCCATCCTGCAAGTTATCCTCAGTGGCGGCAGCGTAGAGCAGTGGCAGAGTCAATGGCGGGGATTATCGCCTCGCGATATGGCTATGAATGTTGTGCTTCCTGAAGTAGATGGACGAATTATCAGCCGAGCCGTGTCCTTCAAAAGTGTGCAAACCTGGAATCCCCAGTTGGAAACTGATGTCGTGGGTTATGAACCTGTCAGCGATCGCATTCAATTTGTCGCAGATCTAGCCGCAAATTGGGTGCGGCTCAGGCAAACCCCCATTCCCGATCGCAAAATTGCTCTGATTCTGGCCAACTACCCTACGCGCAATGGTCGCCTTGCTAATGGTGTAGGTTTGGATACTCCAGCCAGTTGTGTTGAAATTCTCAAAGCCCTGCAGCAAGCGGGCTATCAGATTGAGAATTTACCTGCCTCGGGCGACGATTTAATTCAGCAACTGACCGCTGGCATTACCAATGATCCAGAAAGCCGAGACTGGCGGCCTATTCACCAATCCCTCTCTCTGGAAACCTATCGACAATACTTCGCCAGCCTGCCGGAAGCGGTACAGCAAAGCATTTGTGACCGTTGGGGCGGTGTGGGGCATGGGGAACAGGGATCGGAGATCAGGGATCAGAAATTAGGGCACAGATCAGAGGTCATCCAAAATCCAAAATCCAAAATCCAAAATCCCGCAAAAAGTTCCCCATCCCCAATCCCAATTCCCGGCCTCCAATTGGGCAATATTTTTATCGGCATTCAGCCTGCACGGGGCTATGACCAGGATCCGTCGCTGAATTACCATGCACCGGATCTGGAGCCGACTCATGAGTATCTAGCGTTCTATTACTGGATCCGGGAACAGTTTGGGGCACAAGCGATCGTCCATGTTGGTAAGCATGGCAATCTGGAATGGCTTCCAGGTAAAGGCATTGCTCTCTCGGAAACGTGCTACCCGGAAGTGGCGTTAGGGCCGCTGCCGCATTTGTATCCGTTTATCGTCAATGATCCGGGGGAAGGGGCACAGGCCAAACGCCGATCGCAGGCAGTCATTCTGGACCACCTGACTCCACCGATGACCCGTGCCGAGTTGTATGGCCCCCTGCAACAACTGGAACGGCTAATTGATGAATACTACGAAGCTCAAAACCTGGATCCCTCCCGGTTAGCCTTAATTCGCGATCGCATTCTGCAACTGCTGCAACAGGAACATCTCCATCAGGATTTGGGCCTTGAAGCAGTGGGGAATGGTAAACAGGAAAAGGGGCAAACTTGCAATCAGTCAAGCAGTCCTGTTTTGGAAACCCTGCTGCCACAAATCGATGGCTATCTGTGTGAATTAAAAGAAGCTCAAATTCGCGATGGCTTGCACATTTTGGGTCAATGCCCTGAAGGTAGCCAATTACGCGACTTGATCGTCGCGATCGCCCGCCATCCCAATGCTCATCAGCCTGGACTCACTCGTGCGATCGCTCAGGATTGGGGCCTGGAATTCGACCCGTTGACAGCGGAACCGGGTGAATGGTTGCAGGGGATCGGAGATCAGGAGGTGGAGGAGCGATTGCGCTCGTGCCGGACTGTGGGAGACGCGATCGCCCAGATTGAAGGTTATGCTGCTCTCCTCGTGGATCAGTTACTCTCCCATCCACCCACTCCCCCATCCACCCTCCCTCCCGTCCTCTCCTCCTCCCTCACCTGGATCCAAAACCACCTGATCCCCACGCTCCAGCAAACCCCTCAGGAACTCGCCCACTTACTTCGAGGGCTAAATGGGGAATACGTTCCTGCGGGAGCTTCAGGGGCACCGACACGCGGACGACCTGATGTATTGCCCACGGGCCGCAACTTCTATTCAGTAGATATTCGGGCACTGCCGACTGAAACCGCCTGGGAAGTTGGGCGGAAAGCAGCAGAAGTCTTGATTGAACGGTATGTTCAGGAACAGGGAGAATACCCCAAAACGTTGGGATTGTCCATTTGGGGGACATCTACGATGCGAACGGGGGGGGATGATATAGCAGAGGCGATCGCGCTTCTGGGAGTCCGCCCCGTGTGGGAAGGGGGAGCGCGGCGTGTGGTGGACTTTGAAATTTTGTCGTTGTCGGTTCTCGGTCGTCCGAGGGTGGATGTCACCCTGAGGATTTCCGGCTTTTTCCGGGATGCCTTTGCCAATTTGATTGACTTATTTGATCAGGCTGTGGCGGCTGTGGCGGCTCTGGATGAGCCAGAAGACCTGAACCCATTGGCGGCTAGAGTGCGACAGGAAACCACCCACTGGCAACAGCAGGGATTAACGGTGGAGCAGGCCGAACGGCGATCGCGCTACCGCATCTTTGGATCCAAACCAGGGGCTTACGGAGCGGGATTGCAGGGCTTGATCGAGGCTCAGAATTGGACGGATGATGCAGATCTGGCCCGGGCCTATATCAACTGGAGTAGCTATGCCTATACGGGACAGGGAGTGGGACATTCTGCCCCGGAAGCCTTTGAGCAACGTTTGAGTCAGATGGAGGTTGTATTGCACAACCAGGACAACCGAGAACACGATTTACTGGACTCTGATGATTACTATCAGTTTCAGGGTGGACTCACAGCAGCAGTACGTTCTATTCAGGGAAAAAATCCTCACCTGTATTTTGGCGATCATTCCCGGCCAGAGAATCCCAAAATCCGCCAGTTGCAGGAGGAAATTGCCCGAGTTTATCGTTCCCGGGTGGTCAACCCCAAGTGGATCGCCGGTGTGATGCGCCATGGATACAAAGGAGCGTTTGAGATGGCCGCCACGCTGGATTACTTGTTTGCTTACGATGCTACAACCCGCTGTGTGGAAGATTTTATGTACCAGGGCATTGCCGAAGCCTATGTATTTGATCCAGAAGTGCAGAAGTTCATTCAACAAAAGAATCCCTGGGCGTTACGAGATATGGCCGAACGCTTGTTAGAGGCTCATCAACGGGGATTGTGGCAGGATGTCAAAGCCGATACCCTGGAGCATTTGCGATCGATCGCTCTGCAAGCCGAAGCATTAATTGAATGA
- a CDS encoding urease accessory protein UreH domain-containing protein translates to MLDLLLILSLGFLGSFGHCTGMCGPLAVAFSLSQKEVGQPGWQRYVYFHSLLNLGRITSYVLVGAGVGGIGSLLIAGGQLAGIDSPLRRAIAILTGLILIWIGLNQIRPGLMPGLPLLHPLQGRLHDRLSRAMLYLSFSPHWWTPALLGMAWGLIPCGFLYIAQIKAAETGSMALGAATMLAFGLGTFPVMLGVGVSASLLSRDRRSQLFRLGGWITLAMGVLLLLRTSEMVDLTGHAALLLLMLALIARPISRFWPQPLQYRRAVGVGAFVLALAHTFHMLDHSLDWNLQGLSFMLPTYQMGMWLGIAGLTLMTPAALTSFDWMMQRLGDRWRLLHLLAVPALICCTVHAILVGSHYLGNMEFTTIQKILSGMLVVLTGAVLLVRFRPLWACFSLDKWYAPPLRTTPARKSNL, encoded by the coding sequence ATGTTAGATCTGTTGTTAATTCTCAGCCTGGGATTTCTAGGTAGTTTTGGACACTGCACGGGGATGTGTGGGCCTTTAGCCGTGGCCTTTTCCCTGTCTCAAAAAGAAGTGGGCCAACCAGGCTGGCAGCGCTACGTTTATTTCCATAGCTTGTTGAATCTAGGCAGAATTACGAGCTATGTACTCGTAGGAGCCGGGGTGGGAGGAATCGGGTCACTGCTGATTGCAGGCGGACAGTTAGCTGGCATCGACAGTCCCCTGAGACGGGCGATCGCCATTCTCACGGGACTAATTCTCATCTGGATCGGACTGAATCAAATTCGACCTGGATTAATGCCCGGTCTACCCCTGCTTCACCCGTTACAGGGGCGACTCCACGATCGCCTCAGCAGAGCCATGCTCTATCTCTCCTTTTCTCCGCATTGGTGGACTCCGGCTTTGTTAGGCATGGCTTGGGGTTTGATTCCCTGTGGGTTCTTGTACATCGCCCAAATTAAGGCGGCGGAAACAGGCAGTATGGCCTTGGGCGCGGCAACGATGCTGGCCTTTGGCTTGGGCACCTTCCCCGTAATGTTGGGGGTGGGCGTGTCAGCTTCTCTGTTGAGCCGCGATCGTCGCAGTCAACTGTTCCGCCTGGGAGGGTGGATTACCCTGGCAATGGGAGTGTTGCTGTTGCTGCGAACTAGCGAAATGGTGGATTTAACAGGTCATGCCGCTCTTTTGCTTCTGATGCTGGCCCTGATTGCCCGACCCATCAGCCGTTTCTGGCCTCAACCTCTGCAATACCGTCGTGCTGTTGGGGTGGGAGCCTTCGTTTTGGCGCTGGCCCATACCTTTCACATGCTCGATCACAGCCTGGACTGGAATTTACAGGGGCTGTCCTTTATGTTGCCGACCTATCAGATGGGGATGTGGTTGGGCATTGCGGGACTTACCCTCATGACTCCTGCCGCCCTTACTAGCTTTGATTGGATGATGCAGCGGTTGGGCGATCGCTGGCGACTTCTGCATCTGCTCGCCGTTCCTGCTTTAATTTGCTGTACTGTCCATGCCATTCTGGTGGGTTCTCATTACCTGGGAAACATGGAATTCACAACTATCCAAAAGATTTTGTCAGGGATGCTGGTTGTCTTGACGGGAGCCGTTCTTCTGGTGCGATTTCGTCCTCTGTGGGCCTGTTTCTCTTTGGACAAATGGTATGCCCCACCGCTACGGACTACTCCAGCCAGGAAATCGAATCTGTAG
- a CDS encoding Fur family transcriptional regulator, translated as MFSYTAGSLKSELNAKGWRLTPQREIILQVFQNLPRGNHLSAEELHELLVQRGEAVSLSTVYRTVKLMTRMGILRELELAEGHKHYELNSASPHHHHHLVCVQCNRTIEFENDSIWKQGLKQVEKAGFQMIDCQLTIYTICPEALRMGWPASVPSHWACSRSIATMSALNVDS; from the coding sequence ATGTTTTCCTACACCGCTGGTTCCTTAAAGTCCGAATTGAATGCAAAGGGGTGGCGACTGACCCCGCAACGGGAGATTATTCTGCAGGTATTTCAAAATCTGCCTCGCGGCAATCATTTAAGTGCAGAAGAACTGCACGAATTGCTGGTGCAACGGGGAGAAGCCGTCAGCCTTTCCACGGTTTACCGCACGGTGAAATTGATGACGAGGATGGGCATTTTGCGGGAACTGGAACTGGCAGAAGGTCACAAACACTATGAGTTGAACTCGGCCTCTCCCCATCACCACCATCACCTTGTCTGTGTGCAATGCAACCGCACGATTGAGTTTGAAAATGATTCAATCTGGAAGCAGGGTCTCAAACAGGTGGAAAAGGCAGGATTTCAGATGATTGATTGCCAACTCACGATTTACACGATTTGTCCGGAGGCGCTTCGGATGGGATGGCCTGCTTCCGTTCCCAGTCACTGGGCCTGCTCCCGATCGATCGCTACCATGTCTGCGCTGAATGTAGATTCTTAG
- a CDS encoding pentapeptide repeat-containing protein: MTAIERHTHFKSYPPKYGLNGWQLPHGHTSLPVAMGNGSFQGKHLPAVDLSRENLAGVDLSEANLTDANLSAIILSTANLRGAILVNADLSHAQLVNTNLVGANLTGATCVNANLIGADLKGARLRGADLQNANLIGTELRQTDLRHADLTAADLQRTDLSEAILLGADLGQANLSGANLHRAELNETHLYQANLHRSNLTEAHLNSAYLFAANLSEAILTGADLRWANLRKANLIGATLQSTNLRGANLRGANFSYANLQAANLRGANLSQVNFTGADLRGANLEEANVRDAQLHAAILE, from the coding sequence ATGACAGCGATCGAGCGTCACACTCACTTCAAGAGCTATCCCCCCAAATACGGCCTCAATGGTTGGCAACTGCCGCATGGTCACACTTCTCTCCCAGTTGCTATGGGAAATGGAAGCTTCCAGGGTAAGCATTTGCCAGCCGTTGACTTGAGCCGCGAAAACCTTGCAGGCGTGGATCTGAGTGAGGCCAATTTAACGGATGCTAATTTGTCAGCGATTATTCTCAGTACGGCAAATTTGCGCGGAGCGATCCTGGTCAATGCTGATCTCAGCCATGCTCAACTGGTGAATACCAATCTGGTAGGAGCCAACCTGACCGGAGCGACGTGTGTAAATGCCAACCTGATTGGAGCCGATTTGAAGGGAGCACGATTACGAGGCGCTGATTTACAGAACGCGAATTTAATTGGAACGGAACTACGCCAAACGGATTTACGCCATGCCGACTTAACGGCAGCGGATCTGCAACGCACGGATCTCAGTGAAGCTATCCTCCTAGGCGCAGATCTGGGGCAGGCCAACCTCAGCGGTGCCAATCTCCACCGGGCCGAACTGAATGAAACCCATCTCTATCAAGCCAACTTACACCGATCGAATTTAACTGAGGCTCATTTGAACAGCGCTTATCTGTTTGCTGCCAATTTAAGCGAAGCCATCCTGACTGGAGCAGATTTGCGGTGGGCCAACCTCCGTAAAGCCAACTTAATCGGGGCAACCCTGCAATCCACCAATTTGCGCGGTGCTAACTTAAGGGGGGCGAATTTCAGCTATGCCAACTTGCAGGCAGCGAATTTGCGTGGCGCTAACCTGAGCCAGGTTAATTTCACCGGGGCTGATCTGCGCGGAGCCAACTTAGAAGAGGCCAATGTCAGGGACGCACAGTTACACGCGGCCATTTTAGAGTAG
- a CDS encoding glycoside hydrolase family 10 protein: MSPNLRSLLSMRLLMRRFILRSLRPVLPILFLLAFALPLLLHIFIPEADHGSVAIAQSPPSQQEIRGVWMTSNDLDILRDRTKMQGAINQLKQLNFNTIYPVVWNAGYALYPSTVTQQSGIQPFVYKGYEGQDMLADLITQAHAQGLLVIPWFEFGFMAPPSSELATQRAAWLTQRRDGSQTSISDAGEVVWLNPFRPEVQKFITDLVLEIVTQYDVDGIQFDDHTSLPNDFGYDPYTIALYTRETKKAPPPNPLDQAWMRWRANKITAFMVQLNQAVKAKKPKAIFSLSPNYYDFAYKMHLQDWLGWLRKNIVDELVVQVYRPNLESFQEQIVRPEIQEAQQKIPTGIGILTGLRNKPVSMSLIQAQTQAARDRGLGVAFFYYESLWDTSPESAPERQAGFQALFVNPAVRSAI; encoded by the coding sequence ATGTCCCCTAACTTGCGGTCACTGTTATCGATGCGGCTACTGATGCGGCGGTTCATCCTCCGATCCTTGCGGCCTGTACTACCAATATTGTTCCTACTGGCCTTCGCGCTCCCTCTGCTGCTGCATATCTTTATTCCTGAAGCCGATCATGGGTCAGTGGCGATCGCCCAATCCCCCCCATCTCAACAAGAAATTCGCGGTGTGTGGATGACCAGCAATGATCTGGATATTCTGCGCGATCGCACCAAAATGCAGGGAGCTATTAATCAGCTCAAGCAACTCAACTTTAATACCATCTATCCAGTGGTCTGGAATGCAGGTTACGCCCTGTATCCCAGTACCGTGACGCAACAGTCCGGGATTCAACCCTTTGTTTACAAGGGCTATGAAGGGCAGGATATGCTGGCTGATTTGATCACTCAGGCCCATGCTCAGGGGTTACTGGTGATTCCCTGGTTTGAATTTGGCTTCATGGCTCCCCCGTCCTCAGAACTGGCAACCCAGCGAGCCGCCTGGTTAACTCAAAGACGGGATGGCAGCCAAACTTCCATCAGTGATGCCGGAGAGGTGGTGTGGTTGAATCCCTTCCGGCCAGAAGTGCAGAAATTTATCACCGATCTGGTGCTGGAAATTGTGACTCAATACGATGTAGATGGCATTCAGTTTGATGATCACACCAGCCTGCCTAACGACTTTGGCTACGATCCCTACACGATCGCACTTTATACCAGGGAAACGAAAAAAGCTCCTCCACCAAATCCCCTGGATCAAGCCTGGATGCGCTGGCGAGCCAATAAAATCACTGCTTTCATGGTGCAGTTAAATCAAGCGGTGAAAGCCAAAAAACCAAAAGCCATCTTCTCCCTATCCCCTAACTACTACGACTTTGCTTACAAAATGCATTTGCAAGACTGGTTGGGATGGCTACGCAAAAATATTGTGGATGAGTTAGTGGTGCAAGTGTATCGTCCCAATTTAGAAAGTTTTCAGGAGCAAATTGTGCGTCCTGAAATTCAAGAAGCTCAACAAAAAATTCCTACTGGAATCGGCATTCTCACTGGACTTCGCAATAAACCTGTTTCCATGTCTCTGATTCAAGCTCAAACGCAGGCCGCTCGCGATCGGGGTTTGGGCGTGGCTTTCTTCTATTACGAAAGCCTTTGGGATACCTCACCCGAATCCGCACCAGAACGACAAGCTGGGTTTCAAGCCCTGTTTGTGAATCCTGCCGTACGATCGGCCATTTAA